The following nucleotide sequence is from Candidatus Aminicenantes bacterium.
TGTCTATGGAAATTAATTTTGTCTGTATGTCTTTTTTCTCCGCATTTTCCTTGATCCAGCGGCCTGCCGTAAGGGCATTGCCCGTGCCGCTGAAATAATATATCGTCATATGATCGTACATCAAATGAGGGCTTGGCAGCGCGCGACCGGCGCTCAGCGCGATCCGGATTTCGCCCTTAGGGCGTCGAGGATGCTTGCATCGATGCGAAAGATGTCCCCGCTTTCGGTGTTCCCGTCCTTCTGGTAGCGGAAAAAGAACAGGTCGCGGCCGTTGGGCGAAACAAGCGGAAAATCCTCTTCGGCGGCGCTGTTGACCTCGTCGCCCAGGTTGAGCGACGGGCCCCAGTTGCCCTGCGGGTCGCGGAAGCTGACGTAGATGTCGAAGCCGCCCTTGCCCCCGGGCCCGTCCATCCAGGCGGTGAGCAGAAAGCTTTCGTCCGGGGCGACAAAGGCGTGGCCGCCGACCAGGGCGCCCGGCTTCTGCGGGTCGAACAGCTTGACCAGGGAGAGGGCCGAGGCGTCGTCCATGGAGATGCGCCAGAGCCCCCGCGACGAATAATAGAGATTGCCGGCCAGGCTCTGGCTGGCCCGCCACTGGTCTCCGGGCCCGTTGACCGGCTCGGGGAGCGGCCAGGGAGCGGCCCAGCCGGCGCCCTGACGCTCGGCAACCCAGATATCGTAGTTATCTGCCGGGGTTTTCCCCTGCCTGGGGCGGTTGGAGCTGAAAAAGAGGCGCTTGTTGTCGGGGCTGAGCGTGGGCTCGCTGTCGCTGTAAACGCCGGAGAAAGGGGCGACCTTCGACGGTTGCCAGGCATTGCCCTTGCGACGCGCCCGATGTATCTCCCATTGCCCGGGAGCCTTCCTGACCGTAAAAAAGATCTCCTGCTCGTCGGGGCTCATGGTCAGGCAGAATTCGATCCGCTGCGGCAGACTGATAACCCCCGGTGCGAATACCTCCGCCTTGGGCGGATCCGCTGCGGGGGCAATCAGGGGGAGAATCAGCAGCGCCCAGAACCAGGCAGCGCGAAGAACAACCCTTTGATAATAATATCTTTCGTTCACCGTTTTCATGCCTTCCATATTATCCCATCCCCGGCAGTTTGACAAATTGCCCAGCGATCCGCATTTACAAAGTTGCAAGCAACGTCGCTGGAGGTCTCTCCGGGTTTTTCATGATCGCCTGTTGATATTCCGGCGAAAGGCCTGTAATATCCCGATGCGGGGAAAAATGAAAAACAAAAAAACATTGCCGCTGTTTGTTTTGCTTGCCGTCGCGATCGTCCTTTCTGCCGCCGCTTTCGGACGGCAGAACGATGCGGGAAAAAAAGGAGTCAGAACGATCTACCTGGTTCGCCATGGCCAGTACGACCAGGCCGATGCCCGGGACGAATTTGTCGGCAAGGGACTGGTGCCGCTCGGCATTGCCCAGGCCAGGTTGCTCGCGGCCAGATTGAGAGCGATGCCTGTCGAATTCACATCGCTCACCAGCAGCACGATGACCCGGGCCAGGCAGACCGCCGCGGTCATCAACCGGGAGTTCCCCCGGCTTGAGCTGAAGCAGAGCGAACTGATCTGCGAATGCACGCCGCCGACCTGGAGGAAGGACGTCATGGCCGAAGCGAAGGCGGGGGAAACCGAGGCGTGCGTGAAAAACATCGAACAATTCTTCAGAGAGTTCTTCATCCCCGCGCCCGATGCCAGGGACAGGCATGATATCGTGGTGTGCCATGGGAACATCATCCGCTATTTCGCGGCCAAAGCATTGCAGGTGGACACGATGTCCTGGCTGCAGATGAGCATCAGCAACTGCAGCCTGACCGTAATCCGCGTCTTGCCCGACGGGAAAATGAAGCTGGACGCGTTCGGCGATTACGGCCACATCCCCGAAAACATGAGGACCTTCACCGGCGGCGACGATGAATCCAAGGAGCTGGTTATCCCCTCCGCAGCGACGACGGCGCCAAAATAATCAGTCGGAAATCTGGGCCGCAAGCGTAATTTCCCAATCCCTAAATCTCTTTAATGTCTAATATCGAGACCCCGGAGAGGCCTCCTCACTCGTCCTGATTTTCCTTGTCCGCTTCCCGGTACCCATCCAGGATGAAACCGATCCGGAAACGTTTTTTAAAAAAAAGAATGCCTGCCTGAACGCTCATGGCGTGGCTTTTAACAAAAAATCTGTCCCCCCCTACAACATAGGTAGTATTCATTTCCATTTGTTTTACCATGGAAGGAAGGGGGCTGATGGAGTACGAAGATTTGACCGGCATGCCGCTGCCGGCATCCAGCCAGATTTCGCCTTGCTGAACGACCGTTTCTTTTTTTGTGCCGTTTGTTTGGACGTGCTCCTTCTGAAATTCGTAAACGAAACAATCCACTCCATGGTCCTTATGCCTGCCGAGATATTTGCTGGCGACCGGTTTTTTCGAATTGCTGATCAAGGGGACCAATTCTTCGCTGGAAAGATTTAAGGAGTGGTCGCCGGCGCTTTTCTTGCCTTTCGCTTTTTCCTTTTTTATCCTCTCTTTCTGAAGTTCTTCCCGGGTAATGTCTTTCCCATCCTCCAGGACCTTCAGCACTTTCCCCTGATTTTCTCCCGGCGGCAATTCAAGCCATGTCTCCTTTTGGCTAGTTGTTTTACCGTCACCGTCAAGCCGTTCGAATTTCATGTATATTTTCCCGGGAACAAAGTCTTTCGACCTTAATGCGGCCTGGACGCCTTTCTGCCAGCAAGCCTCGGCCTCATCGTCCAAAGGGAACCCGAAAGCCGGCGCGGACATGATGAACAACGATAAGGCAAGTAAAATGACAAATTTGTTTTTCATGAAAACTCCCTTGCGGATTGCTAACCATTTCTTATACGCCGTTAGTGCAAGGATGGTTTAGCCGGCCTGCCGGCCCAACACTTTGGGCGGCGTCCCCTCGGGGGGCTGCCGACCACTCGCGCCTTGGCCCCTAGTCTTCAGCCGTCAGCGGGTTTCTCCAGGGCGATCGCGTATTCGAAACGGCTGCCGTAATAAGCTCCAACGCGGAAGCCGCTTTCCTGCGCCAGCGCCTTGACCTTGGCCAGCGACTGGTAGTGCGGATCGGGCAGCACCTCGCTGACCAGGAGGAATCCGCCGGGCCTGAGCGCGGCGTGGATCTCGCGCAGGGCGGAAACACGGTCCGGGATTTCGCCCAGCACCCACGACAAAAGAGCCCGGTCGAAGCGGCCCGCCGGGACCTTGCCCTGCCCCAGCCCGGCCAGCATGAACTCGACATTGCCGGCGCCGGCAACGGCGGCCTTGCCTTTCGCCCGCTCAAGCATCCTGGGCTGCAGGTCCACGGCGAGCACCCGGCCTTGGGGACCGACCGCCCGGGCTATGGGGACGGCCAGCCGGCCGGGGCCGCAGCCCGCGTCCAGCACGCTCATGCCGGGCGCGAGTTTCAGCCGCTCCAGCGTGGCCAGGGTGCGGCGCCTTACCGCCGGGTTGTCCACCAGCCATGAAAGCCACGAGGGGCAGGGCAGGGCGCGCCGCCGGGAGACCAGCCGCCAGGCGATCCACGCAGCCAGCGCCAGAAGGCCGAGGATGACGATGAGCGCAGGGAGCGTTGGGAATTTCATGATATCAAGTCCTCTTGGAACGGGTCCGCTTGCCGAAATATTCCCGCTGCAGGATAGGGCCGCGATGGCGCCTTGGACAACCCAATCTTTTGTTTGCCGGTTTCATGCCTTCCATATTATTCCATCCCCGGCAGTTTGACAAATTGTTCCGCGATCTGCATTTACAAAGTTACAAGCACCGTCCCGGGTGGCCTTTTGTCCCCAAGACCCCCAAGACTTCCAATTTTGAGTCAACCGAGTAATTTCATGTTACAATTTTTTTCATGAGAGAGGTAGCCATGCAGATTAGAAAAGTGTGTTCCTGGAGCTTGCTTATCGCCTGTTACGGTTTTCTGAATGCCCAGATCGGGATGCTAGAAGAACCGCTCACGGTCATGGAAAAGACCGAACTGAAGATCGAGCGCGGCGAGTGCCTGGTCTATTGGAAGCCCGTGTATTGCATTTTCCCGGGGAGCGGCTACCAGCTCGAAGTGCTGAACGGTACGAAAAAGGGGAACACGAAGGTGCGCTCCTACTCCGTGAACCTTGACGGCCTGGATGTGCAGGCAGGATCAAAACCACAAGATCCCGCGGCGAATTGGCAAGGGGCGATCCACCTGGAAGGGCGCAGCATTTTGCGTGTCAAGCTGCATGGGCAGCCGGGCGAAGGCATCACCATGCGCATCTGGGGCGAGGCGGGCAAAGTCCATTCCAGTCACATGATCGGAAGCCCGCAGGCCATAGACATATCTCCCCAAATCGTCCCTGGCAGTGGGTCCTACGGATCCGTCCAAGCTCAGAACAAATTGCCTCAGCAGGCGCCGCTGGTCAAAAAGCCGGAACATCCACAACCCGTTGTCGCCCTGCATGCGGACAAGAAGTCGATAAGAATCGGCAAGCTTGTAAGGTTGAGTTGGGATGTGCAGAATGCAGCGACAGTTGATTTCACTTCCGGCGACTTGGGCCGGGTAGATAAAAGTGGTTCGGCATTGGTCTGGCCAGAGAAGGACGCTTTGTTCCGCATCGAGGACCAGGATTGGGGCAACATCGCAGCCGCAGAGGTCACAGCCAAGGTAGAGGTGCCCGCCCCGGAACTCAATCTGAAGATCAAACCCACAACCGTCATCTCCGGCCAGGAAGTTACCATGACCTGGAATACCAGAAACGCACGCATGGTACGCTATGGAGATAAGCTATATTCTCATCTCCCTCTTTCTGGTGAAAAAAGCTTCAAGCCGACTAGGTCTTTTTCCTACACGGTGCAGGCTGAAAACGGTGCAAAAACCGTTCAAAAAACGATATCGGTGACGGTCCTGGAACGGGAAGCGGAGCAGCAGCGGATCGAGAGGGAAGAAATACGCCGCAACATCCCCAAGGATATCGACAAGACCTTGCGCGGGATATGGGATGATCTGAAAGCGGCCCTGCAGGGCGGAGACGCGGAGAAGGCGGCCAGTTTCTTTTGCATTGGAGATCGCGACAAATATTTGGCCATGTACACGGAAATGAAAGATAAGCTGCCACAGATCGGCACGGAAATGCGAAAGATCGAATTCCTGTCCTACGAAAAAGGCGGCGCCAAGTACCGCACCAAAAGAAAGGAGACTCTCCAGGGCAAGGAATTCGATATCTCCTATTATGTCTATTTCATCATCGACCTGGACGGCCAGTGGCGGATACTTAGATTTTAATGATGGTCGTCAAGCGGAAGGGCCATCCAAAGACGCTTGACTTTGTGACTTTATAAAAGACCTTATACTGACATTACAACAAAGGAAGTGACTCTATGGTCGGGGCGCCATGCGATTAGCCTAATTCCATTGTGTCCTGATTGTGGTAAGATGAACGTGCAACCCAAGGAGGTTCCATGAGCAAACACATGCCTAAAGTGATTATAGCGCTGGTTTTTTGCGGTCTGATATCCATTGCCGCGATAGCCTTTGCCGAAGAGCCGGTAAAAACGATCACGGCGCAGGAGGCGTTCGCCATGCTCAAGGGGCTGGCCGGGGAGTGGGAGGGGAAGGCGATGGATAAAGACAACGGGCCGGCGATAACGGTCACTTACAGAGTTACTGCCAACAATAGCGTCGTCCTGGAAACTCTGTTTCCCGGCACTGAACACGAGATGCTCACCCTGTATCATCTCGACAACGGCAAGCTGGTTCTCACCCACTACTGCGCCATGGGCAACCAGCCGCGCATGGAGCTCGACCCAAGTTCGAGCGCCGATCGCCTGGTTTTTAACTTCGCCGGCGGTTCCAACCTCGATCCGGCCAGGGACGTGCACATGCACCAGGGCCGCGTCTGCCTGGTCGCCCCGGATCGCCTTGAAAACGAATGGGACACCTTCCGCGGCACTGAGAAGATCGACACCAAGAAATTTTTCCTGAGCAGGAAAAAATAGCGCGGCCGCTGCTGTTCCTCGTGCACCTGGACCGACATCACCCATACCCTCACCGTCCGCCAGGGCAACCTGACCATCCAAATGCAGGCGCCCATGAACAAGATCGGGCAGATCCGGGTGGTCCGGGCCTTCCTGAAGAAGCTTTTTCGTAGGGGCACGGCGCAGTACCGATCCTCAGCAATTTCATGCTGAGTTGATCGGTCTGTCACCCTTGGTGGCGCCGTGCCCAATAGAAGATCAGAAAAAACATTGATTTCAATATGGCTTTAATCCAACATGCAATAAATTGCGTATTATTGGCAATTAATTGCCTTTATACGCACTTTATTGCGTTTTAACCTAAATAATTAAAATACTATTTAAAACGCATTCTATTGCGCTTTATTAGCATTTATCAGCGATAATATGCACTATATTGCGTATTATAGTTGACATTTTGTTTTTTCCCTGTCAGACTATAACCATGAATATGCAAACCATGAGCGACAGGGCGATCCTAGGCGAATTGGGAAGCCGGCTGCAACGCGAGCGGCTGAACCGCAACATGACTCAAGCCGACCTGGCCTTAAAAGCCGGAGTCGCCTTGCGGTCTCTGCAATACCTGGAGACGGGGCGTCCTTGCACCCTGGCATCTTTGATCAAGATCCTCAGAGCATTGGGAAATCTGACCTCCCTGGACGCCTTTTTCCCCGAGCCCGGATTCAGCCCGATACAGCTTGCCAAATTGAAAGGGCGGGAACGGAAACGGGCATCCAGTCCCAACGACAGCCTCGGGAAAAAGGGGTGATGCGGCAATGGCCGTGCGGGTAAAACGGGTGACTGCCGCCATGGTCCGGCTTTGGGACCGGGACGCCGGCGCCCCCATGACCATGCCGCTGCGAAGCGGCATATTTTCGTTTCCCCTCCTGAACAAAGACACGTATCACCGTCTGCCGGGCCTGCTGGCCGACGCTTTGCCCGACCGCTTCGGTAACCTCATTATCGATGCCTGGTTGTCCCAGCAGGGACGATCCGCGCATGACTTCACGCCGCTGGAACGCCTCTGCTACCTGGGCAACCGGGCCATGGGCGCCCTGGAGTTCGAGCCGGCGTGCGGTCCGCGGCCGGGAGGAGCCATTCCCATCGAGATCGCGGAGCTCTCCCACCTGGCCAGCGACATCCTGCGCCATCGGAGCAAGTGGATCGCGAACCTGAAAGGAAGCCGGGCAAAAGCGCTAAAAACGATCATTCGGGTCGGTACTTCAGCGGGAGGCAACCGGGCCAAGGCGGTGATCGCCTGGAACCCAAAGACAGAGAAGGTGCGATCCGGCCAGGTCCCGCCGCCTCCGGGATTCGAGTCCTGGATCCTGAAGTTCGACGGCGTTAAGGACGCGGCGTTGGGCGATCCCCAAGGCTATGGGCGGCTGGAATACGTTTATCATCTGATGGCGGTCCAGGCCGGCATCCAGATGACCCCATGCCGCTTGCTGAAAGAGGGACCGCGGGCGCATTTCATGACCCAACGCTTCGATCGCGACGACAGCGGCAAGATCCACATGCAGTCATTGTGCGCCATGGCCCATTACGATTTTAACGCGACCGGCCAATACAGCTACGAGCAAGCCCTGCAGGTCATCCAGCGACTTGATCTGGGCTATCCGGCCATGGAGGAATTCTTCCGGCGCATGACATTCAACGTACTGGCGCGCAACCAGGACGACCACACGCGCAATATCGCTTTTCTCATGGACCGCAAGGGCAAATGGCGTCTCAGCCCGGCTTTTGACGTAGTCTGGGCATATAACCCAGCCGGCAAATATACCCATCAACATCAAATGAGCATCAACGGCAGGCGGGACGGCTTCAGCAGGAAGGACCTGCTGGCCGTGGCCGGGCAATTCGGCATCCGCGGCGCCGACGCCATCATCGAGCGCGTGGCGGAAGCCGTGGCCGCATGGCCGCGCCTGGCAATCAAAGAGGAAGTTCCCCAGAAATTGCGCACCGAGGTTCAGAATAGCCTACGCCTTGATATCATGAAAAGCAAAAGGATTTGATCAAGAAATATTTGAGCTTGATCGGGTTGCTCCTTATCGGCCTGGTTATATTCACGTTTCTTTTGCGATCGAACCTCTGGGGACGGTGCCCCCTTTGGGACATACTTTTACTCTGATTCCAACCAGTCCTTAAGCGTTGAAATCATCTAGTAAAAGTATACCATCATTAGATGTTTTTGGTGACTTACAAAAATTACCAAAAACATAATGATGGTAGACAAATTAGATCCGTACCAACACTATGTTTTTGGTATCTCTACAAATCACCAAAAACATCTAGTGTTGGTATAGTCACACTAGATGGTTTCAGCGAATTAAAAAACTTGCTGAAACCATAGTGTGACTACCGCCTGCGTGTCCGGATAATTTGTGCTGCTTGACTTTGTGACTTTGGAAAAAAGGCCATCTGGAAGCGGAATCTGATGGCGGGACTTTTCTTAAACCTTGCCGGGGAAACCGCGGCTGGCAACCCCGGGCTTTCGCTAGCCGAGGTTACCGGCGAGGGCGATTGGCCTCACTTTCTCCACCAGTATTTTATTGAACAAATCCCTTTCCTCGGAATTGACCATGTGCGCCGAATTTTCGAACCAGATCAGCTCTTTAGCCGGCGCCTTGAGCGCGGCAAAATACCTGGCGGCAATGTCCGGGGGGACTTCGCGATCATATCTGCCCTCCATGAAAAAGACCGGGACCTTCATTTCCGGCACGCTGCTGAACAGGTCGACTTTGAACAGCTGCGGCCAGAGATGCTTCATCGAAGCCAACACCCCCCTGAAGACGTTGATGCGATCCGCCAGGCCGTACTCCCGCGAGAACAGCACGTTGCCCAGGACGATGCCGACGGCCCCGAGCCTGCTGCCGTGGACCTCGCCGCCGAAGCGCGCCACATAACTTCTTTCGCTGATCGTCTTGGCCCGCCAATCGCCCTGATACGGCGGCGGCCCCATTTTCTCCAGGGCCTTGACGGCCCGCTTGACATTCCTTTTTTTGGCCTGCTCGAGCGTCCACCCGTAAGAGGCCACTTCGCCCTCTTCCATGTTGGCAATCTGGCCGATGCCTACATAGCAGGAATAGAGCTCCGGATATTTCGCGACCGCCATGGCGCCGATGGCGCTGCCCCACGAGTGCCCAGCCAGGACGATCTGGCGTTTGCCGAACTTCTCAAGCAGATACAGGGTCAATTCCTTCGTGTCCTCAACGAACTGGTCGATGTTCATTTTGGCGGCATCGTGAATCGCGCCGTATGATTTTCCCGCTCCTCGTTGATCCCAGTTTACGACAATGAACGATTTTTCGAGCTCCCTGGTGTTCCGCCTGTTTCCCGTCAGCTGCGACGTTCCGGGCCCGCCGTGAAGGAACAGGATGATTGGGTTGTCGATGTTTTCGGATCTCTGCAGGACCCATTGATCGCTTCCCCCGATATTCAGCTTCTCGAGCCGGGCGATGCTCTTGGCCGGACCGGCTTTTCCCGCCGGACGAATGCGCGGCGTACCGGCTGGAATGACAAAGCGCACGACGACCAGCGCGACAACGACGGCAACGATGACGAGCATGGATGACTCCTTGTGCTTGAACTCATTTATTGTACCACCGGCGCCGCGGGGAATCGAGGCTCAAAACTTCCGCAGCCCGCTATTTCGAAGCTTCTATTTCAGAAGAATTTACGGTTATGACCACATTTCCCTTTTTGTGCCCCATGTCGACATAGCGGTGCGCCTCGACGATCCGCTCCAGCGGATAGGTCCTGTCGATGACCGACCGTATCTTCCCCGCCTCGATGAGCGATTTGAGAAAAACCAGGTCTTCGGTTTTGATGACGGCCGAGCCGTGCGCGTCGTGGGCCGAGAGGAAGATCCCCCCTTTCTTCAGCGCCCTTTTGCTGCGCCGGCGCGGTGTCTTGGCCACGGCATCGAAAATGAAATCGTACTTCTCTTTGCCGACAGTAAAATCGGTTGTGGTGTAGTCGATCACCTTGCCGGCGCCTAGGGATCTTA
It contains:
- a CDS encoding alpha/beta hydrolase, producing MLVIVAVVVALVVVRFVIPAGTPRIRPAGKAGPAKSIARLEKLNIGGSDQWVLQRSENIDNPIILFLHGGPGTSQLTGNRRNTRELEKSFIVVNWDQRGAGKSYGAIHDAAKMNIDQFVEDTKELTLYLLEKFGKRQIVLAGHSWGSAIGAMAVAKYPELYSCYVGIGQIANMEEGEVASYGWTLEQAKKRNVKRAVKALEKMGPPPYQGDWRAKTISERSYVARFGGEVHGSRLGAVGIVLGNVLFSREYGLADRINVFRGVLASMKHLWPQLFKVDLFSSVPEMKVPVFFMEGRYDREVPPDIAARYFAALKAPAKELIWFENSAHMVNSEERDLFNKILVEKVRPIALAGNLG
- a CDS encoding methyltransferase domain-containing protein encodes the protein MKFPTLPALIVILGLLALAAWIAWRLVSRRRALPCPSWLSWLVDNPAVRRRTLATLERLKLAPGMSVLDAGCGPGRLAVPIARAVGPQGRVLAVDLQPRMLERAKGKAAVAGAGNVEFMLAGLGQGKVPAGRFDRALLSWVLGEIPDRVSALREIHAALRPGGFLLVSEVLPDPHYQSLAKVKALAQESGFRVGAYYGSRFEYAIALEKPADG
- a CDS encoding histidine phosphatase family protein; the protein is MKNKKTLPLFVLLAVAIVLSAAAFGRQNDAGKKGVRTIYLVRHGQYDQADARDEFVGKGLVPLGIAQARLLAARLRAMPVEFTSLTSSTMTRARQTAAVINREFPRLELKQSELICECTPPTWRKDVMAEAKAGETEACVKNIEQFFREFFIPAPDARDRHDIVVCHGNIIRYFAAKALQVDTMSWLQMSISNCSLTVIRVLPDGKMKLDAFGDYGHIPENMRTFTGGDDESKELVIPSAATTAPK
- a CDS encoding type II toxin-antitoxin system HipA family toxin, with translation MAVRVKRVTAAMVRLWDRDAGAPMTMPLRSGIFSFPLLNKDTYHRLPGLLADALPDRFGNLIIDAWLSQQGRSAHDFTPLERLCYLGNRAMGALEFEPACGPRPGGAIPIEIAELSHLASDILRHRSKWIANLKGSRAKALKTIIRVGTSAGGNRAKAVIAWNPKTEKVRSGQVPPPPGFESWILKFDGVKDAALGDPQGYGRLEYVYHLMAVQAGIQMTPCRLLKEGPRAHFMTQRFDRDDSGKIHMQSLCAMAHYDFNATGQYSYEQALQVIQRLDLGYPAMEEFFRRMTFNVLARNQDDHTRNIAFLMDRKGKWRLSPAFDVVWAYNPAGKYTHQHQMSINGRRDGFSRKDLLAVAGQFGIRGADAIIERVAEAVAAWPRLAIKEEVPQKLRTEVQNSLRLDIMKSKRI
- a CDS encoding helix-turn-helix transcriptional regulator; its protein translation is MNMQTMSDRAILGELGSRLQRERLNRNMTQADLALKAGVALRSLQYLETGRPCTLASLIKILRALGNLTSLDAFFPEPGFSPIQLAKLKGRERKRASSPNDSLGKKG